The following proteins are encoded in a genomic region of Deltaproteobacteria bacterium:
- a CDS encoding efflux RND transporter periplasmic adaptor subunit gives MVEATVVANGRRATAALMLGPCLLAVAAAGPGCRGETKVVAPPPPEVSVSQPIEEPVQETLEFTGRISAVDSVEVRARVTGYITKVAFTDGALVQAGDLLFEIDPREYQAAVLRAEGEVARLRAQLARTESEVARNQALRPSGAASARELERSVAEKGAAEGELKAKLAQLELARLDVEFTQVKAPVAGRVSRAEITAGNLVVVGASGGPLLTTVVSLDPIYVNFDADERALIRLRRGAIARDGAAAPENARAAAAPVLVALADENDFRHQGTIDFVDNQIDPSTGTIHVRAVLPNPDRLLAPGLFVRVRVPVGEPRPGILVTDRAIGTDQDRKYVLVVNEKNVVEYRPVKLGPLQGALRAVAEGLAPGEWVIVNGIQRARPGATVTPQKVSMRPGPPAAAAPPKAAS, from the coding sequence ATGGTGGAGGCCACAGTGGTAGCCAACGGACGGAGGGCGACGGCGGCCCTGATGCTCGGGCCGTGTTTGCTTGCGGTCGCGGCTGCCGGCCCCGGATGCCGCGGCGAGACGAAGGTGGTCGCGCCGCCCCCGCCCGAGGTTTCGGTGAGCCAGCCGATCGAGGAGCCGGTCCAGGAGACGCTCGAATTCACAGGCCGGATCAGCGCCGTCGACAGCGTCGAGGTACGGGCGCGCGTGACCGGCTACATCACGAAGGTCGCGTTCACCGACGGCGCGCTCGTCCAGGCGGGTGACCTCCTCTTCGAGATCGACCCGCGCGAATACCAGGCGGCGGTCCTCCGCGCCGAGGGGGAGGTCGCCCGGCTGCGTGCGCAGCTCGCCCGCACGGAGTCCGAGGTGGCCCGCAACCAGGCGCTGCGCCCGTCCGGCGCGGCCAGCGCCCGCGAGCTCGAGCGCTCGGTGGCCGAGAAGGGAGCGGCCGAGGGCGAGCTCAAGGCCAAGCTCGCGCAGCTCGAGCTGGCGCGGCTCGACGTCGAGTTCACGCAGGTGAAGGCGCCGGTTGCCGGACGCGTCAGCCGGGCGGAGATCACGGCGGGTAACCTGGTGGTGGTGGGCGCGTCCGGCGGGCCGCTGCTCACGACCGTGGTGAGCCTCGATCCGATCTACGTGAACTTCGACGCCGATGAGCGCGCGCTCATTCGCCTCCGGAGGGGCGCCATCGCGCGCGACGGCGCCGCCGCGCCCGAGAACGCCCGCGCGGCCGCGGCGCCCGTCCTCGTCGCGCTCGCTGACGAGAACGACTTCCGCCACCAGGGTACGATCGACTTCGTCGACAACCAGATCGACCCGTCCACCGGCACGATTCACGTGCGGGCGGTGCTGCCCAATCCGGACCGGCTGCTGGCGCCGGGGCTCTTCGTGCGCGTGCGCGTGCCCGTCGGCGAGCCGCGGCCCGGCATCCTGGTGACCGACCGCGCGATCGGGACCGACCAGGACCGGAAGTACGTCCTGGTCGTCAACGAGAAGAACGTCGTCGAGTACCGGCCGGTGAAGCTCGGCCCCCTCCAGGGCGCGCTTCGCGCCGTCGCCGAAGGCCTCGCGCCCGGCGAGTGGGTGATCGTGAACGGGATCCAGCGCGCGCGCCCGGGTGCGACCGTGACGCCGCAGAAGGTGAGCATGCGCCCGGGCCCGCCGGCCGCCGCAGCGCCCCCGAAGGCGGCCTCGTAG
- a CDS encoding efflux transporter outer membrane subunit, translating into MRRARDRIRIPRARTGTLQKLRRRSRTARARRARAGAADGPGRPPGKGGEDAPGPSGRRVSVHPRPGLFDLRLTRGPGTMVGHDFTTRTEKAKRAGGAGVPIFAIFVVSGCMMVGPDYRRPPAPVAPDWIARDPDSIAPSAEPIGPWWESFGDPVLTDLIVEAYRQNPSLQAAGVRVLEGQARRGIAIGTLFPQTQNAVGGYRRTVASENVVVVPPERSFDQFLAGFDVAWELDLWGAFRRGIESSDAELLAAIADYDDVLVSLLAEVAANYIGIRTAQEELGVARRNAELQRKSFDIATRRAREGAVTDVDPAQSATLLHATEAQIPIFEAQIDEQASTLSALLGIPPRRVEDIVGDAPADIPSPPDRIAIGIPADLLRRRPDVRRTERLLAAQSARIGIAKADLLPHLSLVGSINLDAKDAAKFFEGRSFEAFGGPTFSWAILNYGRITNNVRVQDAAYQALVNDYTTSVLRAQADVESAVAAHRGALLRTASLRESVVAAEKVVDLVGRQYGEGAVDFTTVLLAQQFLVQQQDQLAASRGQEALTLVTLYKSLGGGWEPWMNRSVISDETASQMSARTRWGDLLAENEQRNIAQAASTGTEHDRGWWRWRWWRPQW; encoded by the coding sequence ATGCGACGAGCTCGGGATCGAATCCGGATCCCACGCGCCCGAACCGGGACCCTCCAGAAGCTTCGCCGGCGGTCGCGTACCGCACGCGCTCGCCGGGCGCGGGCCGGTGCTGCGGACGGGCCCGGCCGGCCGCCCGGGAAGGGGGGCGAGGACGCGCCCGGGCCTTCAGGGCGACGTGTTTCGGTTCACCCTCGGCCTGGTCTATTCGATCTTCGACTGACGAGGGGTCCGGGAACGATGGTCGGCCACGACTTCACGACGCGCACGGAGAAAGCGAAGCGTGCCGGAGGCGCGGGCGTCCCGATCTTCGCGATCTTCGTCGTGAGCGGATGCATGATGGTCGGACCCGACTACCGGCGTCCACCCGCACCGGTCGCGCCCGACTGGATCGCCCGGGACCCGGACAGCATCGCCCCCTCCGCCGAGCCGATCGGTCCGTGGTGGGAGTCGTTCGGCGACCCGGTCCTGACCGACCTGATCGTCGAGGCCTACCGGCAGAACCCCTCGCTCCAGGCAGCCGGCGTCCGGGTGCTCGAGGGGCAGGCACGGCGGGGGATCGCGATCGGGACGCTCTTCCCCCAGACCCAGAACGCCGTCGGCGGCTACCGCCGGACGGTGGCGAGCGAGAACGTCGTCGTGGTGCCCCCCGAACGCAGCTTCGACCAGTTCCTCGCCGGCTTCGACGTCGCCTGGGAGCTCGACCTCTGGGGCGCGTTCCGCCGCGGCATCGAGTCGTCGGACGCCGAGCTGCTCGCCGCCATCGCCGACTACGACGACGTGCTCGTGTCCCTGCTGGCGGAGGTGGCCGCGAACTACATCGGGATCCGCACCGCCCAGGAGGAGCTCGGCGTGGCGCGCCGGAACGCCGAGCTGCAACGGAAGAGCTTCGACATCGCGACCCGCCGGGCCCGCGAGGGTGCGGTGACCGACGTCGATCCGGCGCAGTCGGCGACCCTGCTGCATGCCACCGAGGCGCAGATACCCATCTTCGAGGCCCAGATCGACGAGCAGGCGAGCACCCTCTCCGCCTTGCTGGGCATCCCGCCGCGCCGGGTGGAGGACATCGTCGGGGACGCGCCGGCGGATATCCCGAGCCCTCCCGACCGGATCGCGATCGGCATCCCCGCCGACCTGCTCCGGCGTCGACCCGACGTGCGACGGACGGAGCGACTGCTCGCCGCGCAGAGCGCCCGCATCGGCATCGCCAAGGCCGATCTGCTGCCCCATCTGTCGCTCGTCGGATCGATCAACCTGGATGCGAAGGACGCGGCCAAGTTCTTCGAGGGCCGGAGCTTCGAAGCGTTCGGCGGCCCGACGTTCAGCTGGGCCATCCTCAACTACGGGCGCATCACGAACAACGTGCGCGTGCAGGACGCCGCCTACCAGGCGCTCGTCAACGATTACACGACCTCGGTGCTCCGCGCCCAGGCGGACGTCGAGAGCGCCGTTGCGGCGCACCGCGGGGCGCTGCTTCGCACGGCGTCGCTGCGCGAGAGCGTCGTGGCCGCCGAGAAGGTCGTCGATCTCGTCGGCCGCCAGTACGGCGAGGGGGCCGTCGACTTCACGACGGTGCTGCTCGCCCAGCAGTTCCTCGTGCAGCAGCAGGACCAGCTCGCCGCCAGTCGTGGGCAGGAGGCGCTCACCCTCGTGACGCTCTACAAGAGCCTCGGCGGCGGCTGGGAGCCGTGGATGAATCGCAGCGTGATCTCCGACGAGACCGCGAGCCAGATGAGCGCCCGGACCCGCTGGGGCGACCTGCTGGCGGAGAACGAACAACGCAACATCGCGCAGGCGGCCAGCACCGGCACCGAGCACGACCGCGGCTGGTGGCGCTGGCGATGGTGGAGGCCACAGTGGTAG
- a CDS encoding DUF3313 domain-containing protein, whose amino-acid sequence MIRADDRVPAPTAMRRSRVLAVTLLLVAACARRTRQPAALSGFLDDYSLLRKGGPGDVALVYRDPDAHWTSYDKVLFEPVTLWRSGRKSLDPVPEGDLLRLIADLEGAVRRHLGDGFELVEEPQPGAMRIRLAITEARASDPVLDVLRARGDGDVTAGSGPLHPETRRFIESAEIEGEIRDARTNQLLAAGVDRRRPEGALPIDTWADVHRALDFWAARVCARLEARTGRPP is encoded by the coding sequence ATGATCCGCGCAGACGATAGGGTTCCGGCCCCGACAGCCATGAGACGGTCACGCGTGCTCGCGGTCACGCTGCTCCTCGTCGCGGCGTGTGCGCGGAGGACGCGCCAGCCGGCCGCTCTTTCCGGATTCCTCGACGACTACTCGCTCCTCCGCAAGGGGGGGCCCGGCGACGTGGCGCTCGTCTACCGCGACCCCGACGCCCACTGGACGTCCTACGACAAAGTCCTCTTCGAGCCGGTGACGCTCTGGCGAAGCGGCCGGAAGTCGCTCGACCCCGTGCCGGAGGGCGACCTCCTTCGCCTCATCGCCGACCTCGAAGGCGCCGTCCGCCGGCACCTCGGCGACGGCTTCGAGCTGGTCGAGGAGCCGCAACCCGGCGCCATGCGGATCCGGCTCGCGATCACCGAGGCGCGCGCCTCGGATCCCGTCCTCGACGTGCTGCGTGCCCGCGGCGACGGTGACGTGACGGCCGGCAGCGGCCCGCTGCATCCCGAGACGCGCCGGTTCATCGAGAGCGCGGAGATCGAGGGTGAGATCCGCGACGCCCGTACCAACCAGCTCCTGGCAGCGGGTGTCGACCGGCGGCGGCCCGAGGGGGCACTGCCGATCGACACGTGGGCCGACGTGCACCGCGCGCTCGATTTCTGGGCCGCGCGGGTGTGCGCCCGGCTCGAGGCGCGCACGGGACGACCGCCCTGA
- the ydiK gene encoding AI-2E family transporter YdiK codes for MQPNRPQDLVRTTLQLIALGALMLSSFWIVRPFLVALTWAVMIAVSTWPLLLHAQAWLGGRRSLAVAVMTIALLLVLLVPFYFGLTAIVENARQIADWSKSLGTVVLPQPPAWLAGVPAIGSRLAERWQHLAAASPEEVSARLSPFARGIVLWFVSQVGSLGLLLVQFLLTVIVVAILYSNGETVAQAADRFARRLAGTQGENAVHLAARAIRAVALGVIVTAVLQTMLAGIALALAGVPFATILTALIFMLAVAQVGPGPVLLPATIWVYARNGAVWGTALLVWSIVCGTFDNFLRPFLIKRGADLPLLLIFAGVIGGLIAFGVIGLFIGPVVLAVAYTLLVDWVSEGGPHERQAPPLSVR; via the coding sequence ATGCAACCCAACCGGCCGCAGGACCTCGTCCGCACGACCCTCCAGCTCATCGCACTCGGCGCGCTCATGCTCAGCAGCTTCTGGATCGTGCGCCCGTTCCTGGTGGCGTTGACGTGGGCGGTCATGATCGCGGTCTCGACGTGGCCGCTCTTGTTGCACGCGCAGGCGTGGCTCGGCGGCAGGCGTTCGCTTGCCGTCGCGGTCATGACGATCGCGCTGCTCCTGGTCCTGCTGGTGCCGTTCTACTTCGGCCTCACGGCGATCGTGGAGAACGCCAGGCAGATCGCGGACTGGTCGAAGTCGCTCGGAACCGTCGTCCTCCCGCAGCCCCCCGCGTGGCTGGCCGGCGTCCCAGCGATCGGTTCCAGGCTCGCGGAACGTTGGCAACATCTTGCGGCGGCCAGTCCGGAAGAGGTGTCCGCTCGCCTCTCGCCCTTCGCCCGCGGGATCGTACTCTGGTTCGTCAGCCAGGTGGGCAGTCTCGGCTTGCTGCTCGTCCAGTTCCTGCTCACCGTGATCGTCGTCGCGATCCTGTACTCGAACGGCGAGACCGTGGCCCAGGCGGCGGACCGCTTCGCCCGACGCCTTGCCGGGACACAGGGCGAGAACGCGGTGCATCTCGCCGCGCGGGCGATCCGAGCCGTAGCTCTCGGTGTCATCGTGACAGCGGTGCTTCAGACGATGCTCGCCGGAATCGCGCTCGCGCTCGCCGGCGTGCCGTTTGCGACCATCCTGACGGCACTGATCTTCATGCTCGCGGTCGCGCAGGTCGGGCCCGGGCCGGTGCTCCTCCCTGCGACGATCTGGGTCTACGCGAGGAATGGCGCCGTCTGGGGGACCGCGCTTCTCGTGTGGTCGATCGTCTGCGGCACGTTCGACAACTTCTTGCGGCCCTTCTTGATCAAGCGGGGTGCCGACCTGCCGTTGCTGCTGATATTCGCCGGCGTGATCGGTGGGTTGATCGCCTTCGGGGTCATCGGGCTCTTTATCGGGCCGGTGGTGCTCGCGGTCGCGTATACGCTCCTGGTCGACTGGGTGTCCGAAGGTGGTCCACACGAGCGGCAAGCGCCGCCGCTGTCGGTGCGGTGA
- a CDS encoding SulP family inorganic anion transporter — protein MATNARTFRSLVPEWIRDYRNDWIKLDVVAGLTAAAVVIPKAMAYATIAGLPVQVGLYTAFLPMVIYAVVGTSRPLSVSTTTTLAILTAAALGRAAPGGDAGFLVGASATLALLVGVILLVAALLQLGFVANFISEPVLIGFKAGIGLVIVLDQVPKLLGIHFQKGSFFHNVLAIARGVSDTSMATLAVGAVMVGILVAFERFAPRAPAPLIAVASGVAGTSLLGLRAYGVGTVGLVPSGLPVLTVPAASLIVPLWPAALGIALMSFAETIAAGRAFAESGEPAPKANRELLATGLANAGGAFLGAMPGGGGTTQTAVNRLAGARTQLAGLVTAGVTLATMLLLAPFIGLMPEATLAAVVVVYSIGLINPDEFRTIRKVRRTEFVWGLTALAGVVLLGTLQGILVAIVVSLAALAYQVADPPLHVLGRKPGTNVFRPRSKEHLEDETFPGLLLLRPEGRIFFANAERLGEKIRPLVAEAKPKVVALDLSGVFDLEYTALKMLTEAEERQRATGVLLWLVGLSPGVLAMVQRSPLGETLGRERMFFNLERAVARYLASSSEVTTR, from the coding sequence ATGGCGACGAACGCGAGAACGTTCCGCAGCCTCGTGCCGGAGTGGATACGCGACTACCGCAACGACTGGATCAAGCTCGATGTCGTCGCCGGGCTGACGGCGGCGGCAGTGGTGATTCCGAAGGCGATGGCTTACGCCACGATCGCCGGACTTCCGGTGCAGGTCGGGCTCTACACCGCGTTCCTGCCCATGGTGATCTACGCCGTGGTCGGGACCTCCCGGCCACTCAGCGTGAGCACGACGACGACGCTCGCCATTCTGACGGCGGCGGCCCTCGGCCGGGCGGCTCCCGGAGGCGATGCGGGGTTCCTCGTGGGTGCGTCCGCGACGCTCGCGTTGCTCGTGGGCGTCATCCTTCTCGTGGCAGCCTTGCTGCAATTGGGCTTCGTGGCGAACTTCATCTCGGAACCCGTGCTGATCGGATTCAAGGCGGGGATCGGGCTCGTCATCGTGCTGGATCAGGTTCCGAAGCTGCTGGGCATCCACTTTCAGAAGGGCTCCTTCTTCCACAACGTCCTCGCCATCGCTCGAGGAGTCTCGGACACCTCGATGGCAACGCTCGCCGTCGGGGCCGTCATGGTGGGGATACTGGTCGCGTTCGAGCGCTTCGCTCCGCGCGCGCCAGCACCCTTGATCGCCGTCGCAAGCGGGGTCGCCGGGACGAGCCTGCTCGGCTTACGGGCTTACGGAGTCGGAACCGTCGGCCTCGTCCCGAGTGGATTGCCTGTCCTCACCGTGCCCGCGGCTTCGCTGATCGTCCCGCTGTGGCCGGCAGCGTTGGGCATCGCGCTGATGAGCTTTGCCGAGACGATCGCGGCCGGGCGCGCATTTGCCGAGAGCGGCGAGCCGGCACCGAAGGCGAACCGGGAACTCCTTGCGACAGGGCTTGCCAATGCGGGAGGCGCTTTTCTGGGCGCCATGCCGGGCGGTGGCGGGACCACACAGACTGCCGTGAACCGGCTGGCGGGTGCACGCACACAGCTGGCGGGACTGGTGACCGCCGGGGTCACGCTGGCGACGATGCTGCTGCTGGCTCCCTTCATCGGGCTGATGCCCGAAGCGACCCTTGCCGCCGTCGTCGTCGTGTATTCGATCGGCCTGATCAACCCGGACGAATTCCGCACGATTCGCAAGGTTCGGCGAACGGAGTTCGTGTGGGGTCTGACCGCCCTGGCAGGCGTCGTGCTGCTCGGGACGCTGCAGGGGATTCTCGTTGCGATCGTCGTGTCGCTCGCTGCTCTCGCCTACCAGGTTGCCGACCCGCCACTCCATGTCCTCGGCCGGAAGCCGGGCACCAACGTCTTCCGACCTCGTTCGAAGGAGCATCTCGAGGACGAGACCTTTCCCGGTTTGCTCTTGCTCCGCCCCGAGGGCCGGATTTTCTTCGCGAACGCGGAGCGCCTCGGCGAGAAGATTCGGCCGCTGGTCGCCGAGGCGAAGCCGAAGGTCGTGGCGCTCGACCTGAGCGGCGTGTTCGACCTCGAGTACACCGCGCTCAAGATGTTGACCGAAGCCGAGGAGAGACAGCGCGCGACCGGCGTCCTCCTCTGGCTCGTCGGCCTGAGCCCCGGAGTGCTGGCGATGGTCCAGCGTTCACCGCTGGGCGAGACCCTCGGCCGCGAGAGGATGTTCTTCAATCTGGAGCGGGCGGTTGCGCGGTACCTGGCGTCGTCGTCCGAGGTCACTACTCGCTGA
- the ppk2 gene encoding polyphosphate kinase 2 — MMADTGRASKDSNAKQSGKLKRKAYEKQLAKLHVELVKLQEWVKHKGLKVCVVFEGRDGAGKGGTIKAITERVSPRVFRVVALPAPTDREKSQMYVQRHLPHLPAAGEVVIWDRSWYNRAGVERVMNFCSEEAVKRFLQLAPAFEKMVVESGIVLLKYWLEVGMEEQTRRLQARINDGRKIWKLSPMDVESYSRWYDYSRARDEMFQATDTAWAPWYVVRSDDKRRARLNTISHLLSRIPYKKVRRDAVKLPKRQKAHGYREADYPFKFVPEKF, encoded by the coding sequence ATGATGGCTGACACCGGCAGGGCATCGAAGGACAGCAACGCCAAGCAGAGCGGCAAACTGAAGCGGAAGGCGTACGAAAAACAATTGGCGAAACTGCACGTCGAGCTGGTCAAGCTGCAGGAGTGGGTCAAGCACAAGGGGCTCAAGGTCTGCGTCGTCTTCGAGGGCCGCGACGGTGCGGGCAAGGGCGGGACGATCAAGGCGATCACCGAGCGCGTGAGCCCGCGCGTATTTCGGGTCGTCGCGCTGCCCGCGCCCACGGACCGCGAGAAGAGCCAGATGTACGTTCAGCGTCATCTGCCGCACCTGCCAGCGGCCGGCGAAGTCGTGATCTGGGACCGCAGCTGGTACAACCGCGCGGGCGTCGAGCGCGTGATGAACTTCTGCTCCGAGGAAGCGGTGAAGCGCTTCCTCCAGCTGGCGCCGGCCTTCGAAAAGATGGTGGTGGAGTCCGGCATCGTCCTCCTCAAGTACTGGCTGGAGGTGGGCATGGAAGAGCAGACGCGCCGGCTCCAGGCGCGCATCAACGACGGGCGCAAGATATGGAAGCTTTCGCCGATGGACGTCGAGTCGTATAGCCGCTGGTACGACTATTCGCGCGCGCGCGATGAGATGTTCCAGGCGACCGATACGGCGTGGGCGCCGTGGTACGTGGTGAGGTCGGACGACAAGAGGCGTGCGCGGCTCAACACCATCAGCCATCTGCTGAGCAGGATTCCGTACAAGAAGGTGCGCCGCGACGCAGTGAAGTTGCCGAAGCGGCAGAAGGCGCATGGCTATCGGGAGGCGGACTACCCGTTCAAGTTCGTTCCCGAGAAGTTTTGA
- the atpC gene encoding ATP synthase F1 subunit epsilon codes for MAATLKLEIVTPDAIVYSKDVQMVTLPAIEGQIGILPRHVPVLTRLVPGEIIVRTNEEKEFLAIGEGLVEITGERVAIVTDMAVAAKDIDEARAEEARQRAAARLRDKISDEEVATVNASLARSLAQLRVKRRHRGA; via the coding sequence ATGGCGGCTACGTTGAAGCTCGAGATCGTCACGCCGGACGCGATCGTGTATTCGAAAGACGTGCAAATGGTCACCTTGCCGGCGATCGAGGGGCAGATCGGGATCCTCCCGCGTCACGTCCCCGTCCTGACGCGACTCGTCCCCGGCGAGATCATCGTGCGCACGAACGAAGAAAAGGAATTCCTGGCGATCGGGGAGGGGCTCGTCGAGATCACGGGCGAGCGCGTCGCGATCGTCACGGATATGGCGGTGGCGGCGAAGGACATCGACGAAGCGCGAGCGGAGGAGGCGCGCCAGCGTGCAGCGGCTCGCTTGCGCGACAAGATCTCCGACGAGGAAGTGGCGACCGTCAACGCCTCGCTCGCGCGCTCGCTGGCTCAATTGCGTGTCAAGCGAAGGCATCGCGGAGCCTGA